The genomic window GGGGCGCTCAAGCACTCGCAGTCGATCATGCCGATCCGGCGGTGACCCCGGTCGATGAGATGCTGCAGCCCGGCCCGGATTCCGGCAGCGGTGTCGATGTGGACCAACGCGTGGTTCGACGAGTCCAACCCGCGATCGACTATGACCAGCGGCACGCCACCCACGTACGGCTCCAGCTGCGCATCGGGATGGCTGATGTAGCCGACAAGAGCGTCAACCTGTTGGCCGAGTGAGCGGACCAATGCCAGCTCCCGGGACCGGTCGTTCTCGGTGCTGGCCACGAGCACCTGCCAGTCGCGTTCGTCCGCGGCCGCGATCACTCCTGCCACGAACTCCGGAAAGAAGGGGTTGACCACGTCGGGGACGATGAGCCCGACGGATACGACGTCCGGTCGGACCAGCCCCCGGCCGAACCGGCTGGGCCGATACCGCAGCTGCCTTGCGACATCGAGCACACGTTGCTGAGTGGCCGGGTCGATCTCCCCCTTGCCGTTGACCGCCCGGGAGACGGTCTGATGGGACACGCCTGCCGCCCGAGCCACGTCGCGGAGCGTGACGCGCTTGACGGTCCCCGCACCCCGTACCGGCTGGCCTTCCGTTTCCCGCTGTCCAGCCACGCTGCCCACTCACTTCCGTTCTTGTGCCGCCCTGTGCCCAAGTCAACCAGGTTCACCGGCCCACCGCGCCGCCGGCGGATCGTGAGCAGTCCGGCGGCGGCGTTGACGGCATCCGGTCTCATGGGCAAGACTTCCGTTAGCGGTCACGTTAACGGTAACGAAGCAGGGAGGAGAGCACAGTGGCTTCTTCGAGGGGCCCTCTACCGCAGGAGCCCCACCAGATGTTCCGTGGCGTGTTCAGCGGCTGGCACACAAAGGCAGGCGTCTTCTCGGCGCTGCCGGACGCACCTGTGGAGCCGGACGATCCGCAACGGCAGCCTTGGTGGCGCCAACTGTTGGTTCGGCGGCAGCAGCCGAACAGCGATGCATCTTCGCTCCGTCGGTCCACGGCGCCTCCCCGGGGCTGTCCTGTTCCCAGCGGGGACAGCCGGAGCTGACAAGAAGTGTTTCCCTGATCCGAGGTTCAGCTCCTCCAAGGGGCGGATCGCGGGTGAGTCCGCGGCAGCGAGGCGACACATGTGCCGATCGCCAGAACGTCGCTGCGAACAGCGGCGGCAATGACGCCCGGAAAAGGCGAACCAAGAACGGCAAGGTGGCGACGGGGCCGGTCGCTCGCACCCTGGCCAGGCGGCTGAGCACGCCAACTCACTGCGAGCGGCAGCT from Streptomyces sp. DSM 40750 includes these protein-coding regions:
- a CDS encoding LacI family DNA-binding transcriptional regulator, which codes for MGSVAGQRETEGQPVRGAGTVKRVTLRDVARAAGVSHQTVSRAVNGKGEIDPATQQRVLDVARQLRYRPSRFGRGLVRPDVVSVGLIVPDVVNPFFPEFVAGVIAAADERDWQVLVASTENDRSRELALVRSLGQQVDALVGYISHPDAQLEPYVGGVPLVIVDRGLDSSNHALVHIDTAAGIRAGLQHLIDRGHRRIGMIDCECLSAPMVRHRTFLDVAGEHALPVDEGWVVMGEQSPAGGAAAFEALYAAHPDLTAVVAFNDLVAIGALRAARRIGVHVPDDCALVGYDGLSVVDLVDPPLTTLHLDKRRLGELAIHQVGQLLAGELPPPIVLTPSLNVRGTT